A single window of Colletotrichum destructivum chromosome 9, complete sequence DNA harbors:
- a CDS encoding Putative cytochrome P450 superfamily, with protein sequence MLTQTLAGSLARIGPNELLDEDPELVRRIARHAKRLSSFKLVRRHALQLGNVLQWRDEDKHFKFRYKMVAVYSGREVDSPKQKVDDNLLGLLRLIEGHMATRHSARLTCNPRMAGSGTTATAIRATLLYMITNPCVHAKLLAQISSSPSFAHRPVAIDAEARGLLSRRVVIKKRLHIFPPVTGTMAKEAPAERDTWNKRFIPGVTCIGWSA encoded by the exons ATGCTTACCCAAACCCTTGCAGGCTCTCTAGCACGAATTGGCCCCAatgagctcctcgacgaggacccgGAGCTTGTGAGGCGCATCGCTCGGCATGCGAAGCGACTATCGTCGTTCAAACTAGTACGACGGCATGCGCTTCAACTCGGCAACGTCCTGCAGTGGAGGGACGAGGACAAGCACTTCAAGTTTCGGTACAAGATGGTGGCTGTT TACTCCGGTCGTGAGGTAGACAGCCCCAAACAAAAGGTCGATGACAACCTGCTGGGGCTCCTCAGGCTCATTGAAGGCCATATGGCCACAAGGCACAGTGCCCGGCTCACTTGCAACCCTAGAATGGCCGGCTCAGgcaccacggccacggcaATCCGCGCCACCCTCCTCTACATGATCACCAATCCGTGCGTGCACGCCAAGCTTCTCGCTCagatctcctcctccccgtcttTCGCCCACCGGCCCGTGGCCATAGATGCCGAGGCCCGCGGCCTGCTGTCTCGCCGGGTCGTCATCAAAAAGCGACTTCACATCTTCCCACCTGTGACGGGGACCATGGCGAAAGAGGCTCCGGCAGagagggacacgtggaatAAGCGGTTCATACCCGGCGTCACGTGCATCGGGTGGTCCGCCTAG
- a CDS encoding Putative DNA replication factor Cdt1, producing the protein MARAVPRRQLKPASAPVTNLISKYGRVSKTQPASANESVKKAFFIELHSSRPVETHPKIEFSPERTLSPPPTPSSSRKRKARSIEEDAPAKETKTNVPLPQIPKRQRLVKNEPVPVEEEPRSATTTPSPKVILNTIVDSRRRIRKSDVISQAKTEVRKANQRVKRSRKDNASVEPEAKNEAARKQLPVELLDLLDLQRAILKTVSLQLVHQNNNAPLDIKSITPHVSRTWGKRKVTVDDIRTCIAIQDAKPAGREHEFLGSPFIVTDYGRGKLCLEMDLTKSASRIDEDQLCRQFEETLHVMCAERATDEMSELDLCFENLTFNDLPKSDITVRHTTVSQNPVFAKGQRALNELKSGIAQKKQQKDAQAMATKFPALNPDGTKMSLLDRLRAKEEANAYIQQPTGPELARKRALARVVDIAAIISMLVSASNSAGQLVMSFTMPALQQKLKDSVRVPMPVEEGIQTVRILANEIAPEWLRVASLGGREHVVIQTRRKPYDAEIATRVSRLSV; encoded by the coding sequence ATGGCTCGTGCAGTTCCCCGTCGGCAGCTTAAGCCTGCTTCCGCACCGGTGACCAACCTCATTAGCAAGTACGGTCGCGTTTCCAAGACACAGCCTGCTTCCGCGAACGAATCTGTGAAGAAAGCCTTTTTCATCGAGCTGCACAGCTCCCGCCCCGTCGAGACACATCCCAAGATCGAGTTCAGCCCCGAGAGgaccctctctcctcctcccacacCGAGCTCCTCTAGGAAGCGCAAGGCAAGATCGATAGAGGAGGATGCCCCTGCCAaggaaacaaaaacaaacGTCCCGTTGCCCCAAATTCCGAAGCGTCAGCGTCTTGTCAAGAATGAGCCTGTCCCTGTCGAAGAGGAGCCTAGGTCTGCAACAACGACCCCTTCGCCTAAGGTCATCCTAAATACTATTGTCGACAGCCGCCGAAGGATACGCAAGTCGGACGTCATCTCTCAAGCAAAGACCGAGGTCCGTAAGGCCAACCAAAGGGTCAAGCGGTCGAGGAAGGACAATGCAtccgtcgagcccgaggccaaAAATGAAGCGGCCAGAAAACAACTGCCAGTCGAGCTCCTGGATCTTCTGGACCTCCAACGGGCCATTTTGAAAACCGTTTCTCTCCAGCTCGTCCACCAAAACAACAACGCACCTCTCGACATCAAGAGTATCACTCCCCACGTTTCTCGCACCTGGGGCAAGCGGAAGGTCACAGTCGACGACATCCGGACATGCATTGCAATTCAGGATGCGAAGCCTGCTGGCCGGGAGCATGAGTTTCTGGGTTCTCCCTTCATTGTGACGGACTACGGTCGCGGCAAGCTCTGCCTCGAAATGGACCTGACCAAGAGCGCCAgccgcatcgacgaggaccagCTCTGCCGCCAGTTCGAGGAGACCTTGCACGTCATGTGCGCCGAACGAGCAACGGACGAGATGTCGGAGCTTGACCTCTGCTTTGAAAACCTGACGTTCAATGACCTCCCTAAGTCGGACATAACCGTCCGCCACACGACCGTCTCGCAAAACCCTGTTTTCGCCAAAGGCCAGCGTGCCTTGAACGAACTCAAGAGTGGCATCGCTCAGAAGAAGCAACAGAAGGATGCCCAAGCCATGGCCACAAAGTTCCCAGCACTGAATCCCGACGGCACCAAGATGAGCCTTCTTGACAGGTTGCGTGCCAAGGAAGAGGCCAATGCCTATATCCAGCAACCGACGGGCCCCGAGCTTGCGAGGAAGCGAGCGCTGGCACGTGTtgtcgacatcgccgccatcatctcgATGCTCGTCTCTGCTTCGAATTCGGCCGGCCAGCTGGTCATGTCATTCACAATGCCTGCCCTGCagcagaagctgaaggattcCGTGCGGGTGCCCATGCCCGTGGAGGAGGGCATCCAGACGGTGCGCATTCTCGCCAACGAGATTGCGCCGGAGTGGCTAAGGGTCGCCAGCTTGGGTGGCAGGGAACACGTCGTCATTCAGACGAGGCGGAAGCCGTATGACGCGGAGATCGCAACGCGGGTGAGCAGGCTCTCTGTGTAG